Genomic window (Desulforapulum autotrophicum HRM2):
AGAATATCCGGAATCCTGGTGGTCTTCGGTGGTTTGATCAGGGGGATGTCCTCCCAGGTCTTGCCCAGCACTCTGGTGTAAAAAAACTTCAGGCCATAAAGGTCGAGCTTGACTGCACTCCAGGAACGGTTCTCGAGCAGGTCGTTGAAGTAATCAAGGAGTTGGTCGGTGGTCAGGTTTTCGACCCGGCAGTCGAAATAGTTGCCGATCCGCCTGATCGCCCGTGAGTAGGCCTCGATGGTCTTAGGTTGCAGGCCTGCCAGTTTCAAGCATTGAAGATGCTTATGGTAATACTTGTTGAATTTTGGATCATTGGGCATGCTGGTGTCCATTGTAAACCTCCTTTTTGAAGTAACTGGTCAATGGCGGATGCGTTGGCATCGCCTTTTCCGGTATATCACTATAAGAAGGCAAAATTAAAATGTGTTGATTTTTAAAAAAGGTGGGACTTGCAGTCTCCGCGTAGCGGCTTCGTCCAACAAGCCCTTTGATACTTTTCCCATGACCATTGGCCCGTGGACTGGAACCACGTCAACCTTTGATCAAAAGGTTTACGATATTCTGGGGGTTGAGGATTCCATCCTTGCCTCCTATGAAACGCCAGATGGCAGAGATGTGCAGCTCTATGTGGGGTTTTACCAGAGCCAGAAAGAGGGAGATTTGATCCATTCTCCCAAGAACTGCATGCCCGGTTCCGGCTGGAATATCCTAAGATCCTCCATTGAACCCGTGGATGTGGGGCAGAACAACAATGGAAAAAATATCAATGTGATAAAGCTGATCCTGGTCAAAGATTCGCAAAAACAGGTGGTGCTTTACTGGTTCCAGTCCAGGGGGAGGATCATATCTTCCGAGTACATGCAGAAAATATGGCTGGTCATTGATTCCATAACTAAG
Coding sequences:
- a CDS encoding exosortase C-terminal domain/associated protein EpsI is translated as MIFKKGGTCSLRVAASSNKPFDTFPMTIGPWTGTTSTFDQKVYDILGVEDSILASYETPDGRDVQLYVGFYQSQKEGDLIHSPKNCMPGSGWNILRSSIEPVDVGQNNNGKNINVIKLILVKDSQKQVVLYWFQSRGRIISSEYMQKIWLVIDSITKHRTDGSFVRLISPVVENEDKTLEILKDFTKQIYPYLNEYIPS